A window of Coregonus clupeaformis isolate EN_2021a chromosome 28, ASM2061545v1, whole genome shotgun sequence contains these coding sequences:
- the LOC121543545 gene encoding serine/threonine-protein phosphatase 6 regulatory subunit 2 isoform X2 — MFWKFDLHTTSHIDQLLDREDVTLRELMEEDDVLQECKAQNRRLLLFLSQDHCMTELVNLITTEPPADLEEKSRFKFPNIACELLTSDVSLINDKLGGDESLLETLYHFLEQDPPLNPLLASFFSKTIGNLIARKTEQVISFLRKKDGFIGLVLKHIDASAMMDLLLRLISCVEPAPLRQEVLNWLNEEKLIQRLTELIHTGKDEERQSNASQTLCDIIRLSRDQANQMQENVEADPLLAVLESQESVAGLLKTMFEGERSEASIVNGTQVLLTLLETRRSGLEGLMDLYSQGYERTYTVNSSILHAIEPHLKDFQQLLLNPPKKSAILTTVGLLEEPLGNARLHVARLVAALLQTSAPSVCQELCKLTTMDQLLDLFFKYSWNNFLHFQVELCVASILNHSGPEERPVPGLQNHEEEKPPAGPENQGEAGGEAGEPAKAGEPAKAGEPAKASDPVEETTLHNTLVAHLFQQCRLVQRILDAWEENDQIQAEGGARRGNMGHLTRMANMVVQNLEKGPVQSQISDLIKELPEDCRGRWESFVDETLRETNRRNTVELVSTHNLHSSSEDDDMESPFPNDLSLQQAFSDYQIQQMTANFVDQFGFNDEEFSEHDENINATFDRIAEINFNLDADDNSANATAFEACCKERIRQFDDAEEEEDIWEEKEINYATQVKSRTRFGVSHTSESSTRSSLENGGRERDRGSGSDEDDDSRQSAPDTGSLEESKDNTPSRSWTASFGDAGGNSSSPGPAGWDSPGGSGGDKQVAGWANFTEFQPFSSPEAAPRCSSPVGNSDADKQVKQGPDKSGASPSPGGEWPVGEGRKAPLVASDSSSSGGSDSEEDDKTAAAASATTSLDANKKAEVKSEENPIPLEKLSLTDAPKSHPKAQLAADTPPTSAPTPQTDKENPPQAQYPEMPAVNGPV, encoded by the exons ATGTTCTGGAAGTTTGACCTGCACACCACGTCCCACATCGACCAGCTGCTGGACCGGGAGGACGTGACGCTGCGGGAGCTCATGGAGGAGGACGATGTCCTGCAGGAGTGCAAGGCCCAGAACCGCCGGCTGCTGCTCTTCCTCTCCCAGGACCACTGCATGACAGAGCTGGTCAACCTCATCACCACAGAGCCCCCTGCTGACCTAGAGGAGAAGAGCCGCTTTAA GTTCCCTAACATCGCCTGTGAGCTCCTGACATCAGACGTGTCCCTCATCAACGACAAGTTGGGCGGGGACGAGTCACTCCTGGAGACTCTCTACCACTTCCTGGAGCAGGACCCGCCCCTCAACCCGCTATTAGCCAGCTTCTTCAGCAAGACCATTGGCAACCTCATCGCTAGGAAAACAGAACAG GTAATCTCCTTCCTGAGGAAAAAGGATGGCTTCATCGGCCTGGTGCTGAAACACATCGACGCCTCCGCCATGATGGACCTGCTGCTTCGCCTCATCAGTTGTGTGGAGCCTGCCCCCTTGAGGCAGGAGGTCCTCAAT TGGCTGAACGAAGAGAAGCTGATTCAGAGACTCACAGAGCTCATCCATACAGGCAAAGACGAGGAA agACAATCAAATGCGTCCCAGACGCTTTGTGACATCATCCGCCTTAGTCGAGACCAGGCCAACCAGATGCAGGAGAACGTCGAGGCTGACCCCTTATTGGCTGTACTAGAGTCGCAGGAGAGCGTAGCGGGGCTCCTGAAGACCATGTttgagggggagaggagtgaggccTCCATTGTTAACGGAACTCAAGTGCTACTTACCTTACTGGAGACCAGGAGGTCCGG GTTGGAGGGGCTGATGGATCTCTATTCTCAGGGATATGAAAGGACTTACACTGTCAACAGCAGTATTCTACATGCCATTGAGCCCCATCTAAAGGACTTCCAGCAGCTTCTCCTGAATCCACCCAAG AAAAGTGCAATACTGACGACCGTTGGCCTTCTGGAGGAGCCGCTGGGGAACGCCCGCCTTCACGTGGCCCGGCTGGTGGCTGCCCTGCTGCAGACCAGCGCCCCCAGTGTCTGTCAGGAGCTCTGCAAGCTCACCACCATGGACCAGCTACTG GACCTGTTCTTCAAGTACTCATGGAATAACTTCTTGCACTTCCAAGTGGAGCTGTGTGTGGCGTCCATCCTGAACCACTCTGGCCCAGAGGAGCGGCCCGTCCCTGGTCTCCAGAACCACGAGGAGGAGAAGCCCCCAGCAGGCCCAGAGAACCagggggaggcaggaggggagGCTGGGGAGCCAGCCAAGGCTGGGGAGCCAGCCAAGGCTGGGGAGCCAGCCAAGGCCAGCGACCCGGTGGAGGAGACCACCCTTCACAACACCCTAGTGGCACAT ctCTTCCAGCAGTGTCGGTTGGTACAGAGGATCCTGGACGCCTGGGAGGAGAACGATCAAATACA GGCGGAGGGCGGCGCTAGGAGAGGTAACATGGGTCACCTGACCAGGATGGCCAACATGGTGGTACAGAACCTAGAGAAAGGACCAGTCCAGTCCCAGATCAGTGACCTCATCAAAG AGTTGCCAGAGGACTGCAGAGGACGCTGGGAGAGCTTTGTGGATGAGACCCTGAGAGAGACCAACAGGAGAAACACAGTTGAACTG GTGAGCACCCATAACCTACACTCTTCCAGTGAGGACGATGATATGGAGAGTCCCTTCCCCAACGATCTGTCACTCCAACAG GCCTTCTCAGACTATCAGATCCAGCAGATGACTGCCAACTTTGTGGATCAGTTTGGGTTCAACGATGAGGAGTTCAGTGAGCATGATGAAAACATCAA TGCCACATTTGACCGGATTGCAGAAATAAACTTCAATCTAGATGCTGATGATAATAGT GCCAACGCTACTGCCTTTGAGGCCTGCTGTAAAGAGAGGATACGTCAGTTTGACGAtgctgaagaggaggaggacattTGGGAGGAGAAGGAGATTAACTATGCAACACAAGTGAAATCCAGAACAAG gtttggGGTGTCCCACACTTCAGAGAGCAGCACCAGGAGCAGTCTGGAGAACGGGGGTCGGGAGCGGGACCGCGGGTCGGGCTCAGACGAGGACGACGACTCCAGACAGAGCGCCCCAGACACAGGCAGCCTGGAGGAGAGCAAGGACAACACACCCA GTCGAAGCTGGACAGCGAGTTTCGGGGACGCTGGGGGTAACTCATCCTCTCCGGGTCCTGCAGGCTGGGATTCCCCAGGGGGGAGTGGAGGAGACAAACAGGTGGCAGGTTGGGCCAACTTCACAGAGTTCCAACCTTTCAGCAG CCCAGAGGCTGCCCCCAGATGCAGCTCTCCCGTAGGCAACAGTGACGCAGACAAACAAGTCAAACAGGGTCCGGACAAGAGTG gtgcgAGCCCCTCTCCCGGTGGTGAGTGGCCGGTGGGTGAGGGTAGGAAGGCTCCCCTCGTAGCCTCAGATAGCAGCTCCTCCGGGGGCTCCGACAGCGAGGAGGACGACAAGACTGCCGCCGCCGCCTCGGCAACCACCAGCTTGGACGCCAACAAGAAAGCAGAGGTCAAAAG TGAGGAGAACCCCATCCCTCTGGAAAAACTGTCCCTCACAGACGCCCCCAAGTCCCACCCAAAGGCACAGCTTGCAGCAGACACACCGCCAACCTCGGCCCCAACCCCTCAGACAGACAA AGAGAATCCACCCCAGGCCCAGTACCCAGAGATGCCAGCAGTCAACGGGCCTGTCTga
- the LOC121543545 gene encoding serine/threonine-protein phosphatase 6 regulatory subunit 2 isoform X1, translating to MFWKFDLHTTSHIDQLLDREDVTLRELMEEDDVLQECKAQNRRLLLFLSQDHCMTELVNLITTEPPADLEEKSRFKFPNIACELLTSDVSLINDKLGGDESLLETLYHFLEQDPPLNPLLASFFSKTIGNLIARKTEQVISFLRKKDGFIGLVLKHIDASAMMDLLLRLISCVEPAPLRQEVLNWLNEEKLIQRLTELIHTGKDEERQSNASQTLCDIIRLSRDQANQMQENVEADPLLAVLESQESVAGLLKTMFEGERSEASIVNGTQVLLTLLETRRSGLEGLMDLYSQGYERTYTVNSSILHAIEPHLKDFQQLLLNPPKKSAILTTVGLLEEPLGNARLHVARLVAALLQTSAPSVCQELCKLTTMDQLLDLFFKYSWNNFLHFQVELCVASILNHSGPEERPVPGLQNHEEEKPPAGPENQGEAGGEAGEPAKAGEPAKAGEPAKASDPVEETTLHNTLVAHLFQQCRLVQRILDAWEENDQIQAEGGARRGNMGHLTRMANMVVQNLEKGPVQSQISDLIKELPEDCRGRWESFVDETLRETNRRNTVELVSTHNLHSSSEDDDMESPFPNDLSLQQAFSDYQIQQMTANFVDQFGFNDEEFSEHDENINATFDRIAEINFNLDADDNSANATAFEACCKERIRQFDDAEEEEDIWEEKEINYATQVKSRTRFGVSHTSESSTRSSLENGGRERDRGSGSDEDDDSRQSAPDTGSLEESKDNTPSTPGNQSATCRSWTASFGDAGGNSSSPGPAGWDSPGGSGGDKQVAGWANFTEFQPFSSPEAAPRCSSPVGNSDADKQVKQGPDKSGASPSPGGEWPVGEGRKAPLVASDSSSSGGSDSEEDDKTAAAASATTSLDANKKAEVKSEENPIPLEKLSLTDAPKSHPKAQLAADTPPTSAPTPQTDKENPPQAQYPEMPAVNGPV from the exons ATGTTCTGGAAGTTTGACCTGCACACCACGTCCCACATCGACCAGCTGCTGGACCGGGAGGACGTGACGCTGCGGGAGCTCATGGAGGAGGACGATGTCCTGCAGGAGTGCAAGGCCCAGAACCGCCGGCTGCTGCTCTTCCTCTCCCAGGACCACTGCATGACAGAGCTGGTCAACCTCATCACCACAGAGCCCCCTGCTGACCTAGAGGAGAAGAGCCGCTTTAA GTTCCCTAACATCGCCTGTGAGCTCCTGACATCAGACGTGTCCCTCATCAACGACAAGTTGGGCGGGGACGAGTCACTCCTGGAGACTCTCTACCACTTCCTGGAGCAGGACCCGCCCCTCAACCCGCTATTAGCCAGCTTCTTCAGCAAGACCATTGGCAACCTCATCGCTAGGAAAACAGAACAG GTAATCTCCTTCCTGAGGAAAAAGGATGGCTTCATCGGCCTGGTGCTGAAACACATCGACGCCTCCGCCATGATGGACCTGCTGCTTCGCCTCATCAGTTGTGTGGAGCCTGCCCCCTTGAGGCAGGAGGTCCTCAAT TGGCTGAACGAAGAGAAGCTGATTCAGAGACTCACAGAGCTCATCCATACAGGCAAAGACGAGGAA agACAATCAAATGCGTCCCAGACGCTTTGTGACATCATCCGCCTTAGTCGAGACCAGGCCAACCAGATGCAGGAGAACGTCGAGGCTGACCCCTTATTGGCTGTACTAGAGTCGCAGGAGAGCGTAGCGGGGCTCCTGAAGACCATGTttgagggggagaggagtgaggccTCCATTGTTAACGGAACTCAAGTGCTACTTACCTTACTGGAGACCAGGAGGTCCGG GTTGGAGGGGCTGATGGATCTCTATTCTCAGGGATATGAAAGGACTTACACTGTCAACAGCAGTATTCTACATGCCATTGAGCCCCATCTAAAGGACTTCCAGCAGCTTCTCCTGAATCCACCCAAG AAAAGTGCAATACTGACGACCGTTGGCCTTCTGGAGGAGCCGCTGGGGAACGCCCGCCTTCACGTGGCCCGGCTGGTGGCTGCCCTGCTGCAGACCAGCGCCCCCAGTGTCTGTCAGGAGCTCTGCAAGCTCACCACCATGGACCAGCTACTG GACCTGTTCTTCAAGTACTCATGGAATAACTTCTTGCACTTCCAAGTGGAGCTGTGTGTGGCGTCCATCCTGAACCACTCTGGCCCAGAGGAGCGGCCCGTCCCTGGTCTCCAGAACCACGAGGAGGAGAAGCCCCCAGCAGGCCCAGAGAACCagggggaggcaggaggggagGCTGGGGAGCCAGCCAAGGCTGGGGAGCCAGCCAAGGCTGGGGAGCCAGCCAAGGCCAGCGACCCGGTGGAGGAGACCACCCTTCACAACACCCTAGTGGCACAT ctCTTCCAGCAGTGTCGGTTGGTACAGAGGATCCTGGACGCCTGGGAGGAGAACGATCAAATACA GGCGGAGGGCGGCGCTAGGAGAGGTAACATGGGTCACCTGACCAGGATGGCCAACATGGTGGTACAGAACCTAGAGAAAGGACCAGTCCAGTCCCAGATCAGTGACCTCATCAAAG AGTTGCCAGAGGACTGCAGAGGACGCTGGGAGAGCTTTGTGGATGAGACCCTGAGAGAGACCAACAGGAGAAACACAGTTGAACTG GTGAGCACCCATAACCTACACTCTTCCAGTGAGGACGATGATATGGAGAGTCCCTTCCCCAACGATCTGTCACTCCAACAG GCCTTCTCAGACTATCAGATCCAGCAGATGACTGCCAACTTTGTGGATCAGTTTGGGTTCAACGATGAGGAGTTCAGTGAGCATGATGAAAACATCAA TGCCACATTTGACCGGATTGCAGAAATAAACTTCAATCTAGATGCTGATGATAATAGT GCCAACGCTACTGCCTTTGAGGCCTGCTGTAAAGAGAGGATACGTCAGTTTGACGAtgctgaagaggaggaggacattTGGGAGGAGAAGGAGATTAACTATGCAACACAAGTGAAATCCAGAACAAG gtttggGGTGTCCCACACTTCAGAGAGCAGCACCAGGAGCAGTCTGGAGAACGGGGGTCGGGAGCGGGACCGCGGGTCGGGCTCAGACGAGGACGACGACTCCAGACAGAGCGCCCCAGACACAGGCAGCCTGGAGGAGAGCAAGGACAACACACCCAGTACGCCTGGCAATCAATCAGCTACTT GTCGAAGCTGGACAGCGAGTTTCGGGGACGCTGGGGGTAACTCATCCTCTCCGGGTCCTGCAGGCTGGGATTCCCCAGGGGGGAGTGGAGGAGACAAACAGGTGGCAGGTTGGGCCAACTTCACAGAGTTCCAACCTTTCAGCAG CCCAGAGGCTGCCCCCAGATGCAGCTCTCCCGTAGGCAACAGTGACGCAGACAAACAAGTCAAACAGGGTCCGGACAAGAGTG gtgcgAGCCCCTCTCCCGGTGGTGAGTGGCCGGTGGGTGAGGGTAGGAAGGCTCCCCTCGTAGCCTCAGATAGCAGCTCCTCCGGGGGCTCCGACAGCGAGGAGGACGACAAGACTGCCGCCGCCGCCTCGGCAACCACCAGCTTGGACGCCAACAAGAAAGCAGAGGTCAAAAG TGAGGAGAACCCCATCCCTCTGGAAAAACTGTCCCTCACAGACGCCCCCAAGTCCCACCCAAAGGCACAGCTTGCAGCAGACACACCGCCAACCTCGGCCCCAACCCCTCAGACAGACAA AGAGAATCCACCCCAGGCCCAGTACCCAGAGATGCCAGCAGTCAACGGGCCTGTCTga